The sequence below is a genomic window from Hippocampus zosterae strain Florida chromosome 15, ASM2543408v3, whole genome shotgun sequence.
TTGGAAGCTGCAGAAGCGAACACTGGCACCCAGCAGGCCTTGTCCGTTCCACATGTTGCTGGGCGTCACCTCCAACTCACGAATCATCATGCTCTTGGTGCTGTACACTTCCATGCTCACCACTTTCTCCATATTGGCTTTCAGGACCTCCTTCAGCAGGTCATTTTCTACATTCTGATGCAGAGCAAGGATAATTCAAATGATGTTCCAAGGTGTTATATTTTGTCTggcacatatacatatataaacacAAGTGTGCCATTTACATACAAGTCTTTTGTGGTCCAGAGACAAAATGAAGTCAAAGAACGGTTGCAGTCCACATTTTTCCGCAGGAGAATTCGGTTGCACCTGCCAAAACCCAGGTTAATttgtataaaaatgaaatgtataaaaataaaaaagtcaaagaCAGGAACTGCATGACAAATACAGACACCACTAGCACAATATTGAAGTAACAGTATGTTTATTTACAACGTGGCAGGAAACCTTTGGTTCAGTATTACTATTTTAACATTCTTGTGAAACGGAATGACCATCTGTCCATCAATTTTGTATTCCGCCTATCCTCACTTGACAGCCCAGACGTCTCAGTTACTGGACACACTTGACCAGTCGCcgcccaatcgcagggcacatctaTAACGACAAACAATCACATTCACATCCATAGACTATTTATAAGATTGTCTCGGCATATGaatcatgtttttgcaatgtgggagacGGCCGGAGTCGCTGGATAATACCCATGCAAGCAGCGGAAGAACATGCACACTGTACAGGAGGGTTAGAGCTTAGATTCAAACTCCACCGACCTCAGAAAATGTGACGAAGACGAGACTGCCCCCTTGCAACAATTACAGCAGCGATGCAAACTACAGCCACAACAATAAATAACTACCCCGCGACAGTGTCAATAAAAACGTGAAAATGTTAATTTACAAAAGGTGGTTGCGTATTTAAAATAGGACGCTTGGGGAAAATCTAAATACGACCACAGTATATTATTTGACACGAATGCTtagttacatttaaaaaataagtgcTATTTCAAGCGCCAACTCGACATGTTCGACCGGTACAACTACTTAGTTAGCGATAGCAAAGAGAGATAAGCTGCGATTCCTTCGCCAACCACAAATAACTCAAAGCAAAACGACTGGGTCACTCAAATCTTACACCGTGGACGTGATATCCATAAGTTCCTCCGTCGGACACCTCCGAACTCTGTGTCAAACCCATCTGACGAGGAGATTtaacaaataaatgtaaacACAAATTAGACACGTAATAGATCACACTTGACAGTGCGTGGCCATATTGTCAGCAGACAAAAACAATCGAGCGGAGCTGCCATCGACCGATCGAACGCTCTTCGCGTCTTCAACGTTGTATCTGTGGCGATTTGCCGCCCTCCTCAGTCCGATCTTCTCACTGCGAGTCGCTTTTTGTGAGGTCCCCGCCTAAGGTGGCCAATAAGTGATCAATCACTCTTTCTTTTGAGCTTTTCGTGAATATTTGGAGCACTGTTCCCCATCTTTCCACCTGGTCTTCTTATACTTGTTTTAATTGGGTCTCTAATGGTTTGCCCTCTTGTCATGCTTGACCAAACTAAATAAAATCCATCTTTGgtgaagacattatccaagGCAGAATAGGACTACAGTATTCTGAATTTCCTACACAGTCGCGCTCGGTCCAAGGTTTGTTGACCTTGCCTGTACCCTCAGTCTGGTGGCTTAAATAGGCTCCACCTCAGCTGCAACCCTGATGATAATCGGTATTGcgaaataatggatggataatgtctCTCAAGGTCTCTGGACTAATTCTTGTTGGCAAAAAATTGAGCACCCTTGAGATCAGtgatttaataaataaacagtTCCATTTATTATGACAGTACATAAATATATTGGAAGGCATGTAAAGAGCAATTCATTTCCGGGCATGACATTGACTAACCTAATCGAcacaacgttttttttccatagctTCATATATAAAGTGGTGATGTGGCCAGTTAccaaaatatttataataatttgtttatattttaagACAGATGCTCATGCTCCAAGTGGTTCATAAACATATGGCCTAATTTCCAGAATGGGAATCATGTATTTTCTGGCCATAGTATACCTGTAAATGGAAAGTAAGtaagtcaaacttaaaaaaaaaagtattagaaATACAAGTGTATGAACTTCACTGAAAGATTACAGTAAtagataaaaagaaaatggaaatttTACCATTGTTGAAATCATAACAACTCTATCAATTGCTCTCCAACACAATCATTTCAATTCAAAGTTGGTGATCATAAACCTGCTCTGGGCTCGGCTCAGTCAGGCCAATCAGAGACTCCAGGAGGGAGGTGCTTGATTCACACTGTGGCAAATAAACAGAGCTCATCAGCTGGGGGTGATGAAAGCTGTCTGCGTGTCTGTGCTCTTTGAACGAGCTgcgaaatggcccagagggaTAGTCGCTGTCAAAGAACTCCAGGTCAGACTCCGAAGAGAGACTCAGGTCCATGTACCTGCTGGAAGAAAAGTCCACAGTAGGGGAGGGAGTGTTTGGATAGTCTTCAAGGGAATCCTCATTGTCAATGGGGTTTCGTGCTTGGTTTGCATTTTCATCGAGATAATCTGTCGCTGCGACTGAGCTTTGATTGTCTGCGAAGGACTTGGCCGAAAGTGCTCCCATTCTGTCAGTTGTCCCGTTTGACTCACAagaactgctgctgctgctgctgctgctcagggTCAGCGGTGCTGCCATAAGTCTCAGTTGGTGACACATCGAGTAGTTCTTATTTTCAGAATCACAGATGCTGAGGCTGCAAGGCGCACCTCCATAATTGGCAGGAAGTTGCCCACCATTGCAATCTGTAGAAGAGCTGGAGGACTCGGTCATGTCACTACTGCAGCTGTTCTCTTCCACCACTGTTCGCGCCGGAAGGAAATTAAACGTCGGACCGGTGGCAATGCTGAGTGCAAGATCATCTTCTTCCAAGGAAAAACCAAAAGGGTATGTCTTGAATGGTTCATTGTTCACAGGATGAGTCTCACTCAGATCCGGAGGCTCCACAAGCTCTTCTGAAAGTATCAGCTGGTCTGCGAGGCTTGTAGTTTCAGCTCGCAGTCGCCGCTCTAAATCGAGTCGCATGACGGTGTGGATGTAATGTGTCCGCACACGTTTGGAGTCAAACTCCACGTATCCCTCGATGTTTCCGCAGCCGTCCTTAGTGCAGCCACATGGAAAGCTGAAGCGGTCCACCTGATGGTGAAAGAGATCAAGAGTGATGAACCCAAAATGGACTCAATGTTGTCTCTGGTGGACTCTGCCATTAATTTGTTCCAGCctcatcataaaaaaaacaaaacaaacaaac
It includes:
- the LOC127616904 gene encoding cysteine/serine-rich nuclear protein 1-like isoform X2, producing the protein MAGVLKRKFAAVEESPSYSGSSSSPPSSSPTSSECESDGESSSSETQDFTPYSPSAPTSLPVGSIVKKPRLVKRQCRVRFDQVAVFSFPRCQGFTSVPSHGGATLGMMRQHSSLHKYTVAEHASEQRRRRQQRHLLRLGEERFDASKQNIANEAVGQDEAGPLARDPQVSADDGDVHIGEVELYEKGYVQPYSSRQRQALLLASGVKRIDKEEKKQLHSLRLSREACGCDCRGFCEPETCACSLAGIKCQVDRFSFPCGCTKDGCGNIEGYVEFDSKRVRTHYIHTVMRLDLERRLRAETTSLADQLILSEELVEPPDLSETHPVNNEPFKTYPFGFSLEEDDLALSIATGPTFNFLPARTVVEENSCSSDMTESSSSSTDCNGGQLPANYGGAPCSLSICDSENKNYSMCHQLRLMAAPLTLSSSSSSSSSCESNGTTDRMGALSAKSFADNQSSVAATDYLDENANQARNPIDNEDSLEDYPNTPSPTVDFSSSRYMDLSLSSESDLEFFDSDYPSGPFRSSFKEHRHADSFHHPQLMSSVYLPQCESSTSLLESLIGLTEPSPEQVYDHQL
- the LOC127616904 gene encoding cysteine/serine-rich nuclear protein 1-like isoform X1, which translates into the protein MAGVLKRKFAAVEESPSYSGSSSSPPSSSPTSSECESDGESSSSETQDFTPYSPSAPTSLPVGSIVKKPRLVKRQCRVRFDQVAVFSFPRCQGFTSVPSHGGATLGMMRQHSSLHKYTVAEHASEQRRRRQQRHLLRLGEERFDASKQNQIANEAVGQDEAGPLARDPQVSADDGDVHIGEVELYEKGYVQPYSSRQRQALLLASGVKRIDKEEKKQLHSLRLSREACGCDCRGFCEPETCACSLAGIKCQVDRFSFPCGCTKDGCGNIEGYVEFDSKRVRTHYIHTVMRLDLERRLRAETTSLADQLILSEELVEPPDLSETHPVNNEPFKTYPFGFSLEEDDLALSIATGPTFNFLPARTVVEENSCSSDMTESSSSSTDCNGGQLPANYGGAPCSLSICDSENKNYSMCHQLRLMAAPLTLSSSSSSSSSCESNGTTDRMGALSAKSFADNQSSVAATDYLDENANQARNPIDNEDSLEDYPNTPSPTVDFSSSRYMDLSLSSESDLEFFDSDYPSGPFRSSFKEHRHADSFHHPQLMSSVYLPQCESSTSLLESLIGLTEPSPEQVYDHQL